Proteins found in one Crassostrea angulata isolate pt1a10 chromosome 3, ASM2561291v2, whole genome shotgun sequence genomic segment:
- the LOC128176549 gene encoding spidroin-1-like, translating to MIPAVALLCLVAGTIAIPVNTGYYSKSQGYGGHGINGGIIGINDNGFESSILGFNGGNSAAAAASAASGLNSAAAAAAAASGASGFNNGFGFNGGFDGGNSAAAAAASAASGLNSAAAAAAAASRASGFNNGFGFNGGFDGGNSAAAAAAAAASGMNSAAAAAAASSAQRNSFIGYPGQIGSNYGPFVHQGPSVQYFPSVQPINGFGGSAAAAAAAAASQNAAAAAAAAAGRNAAAAAAAAAGQNAAAAAAAAAGRNAAAAAASASGANFGPQIGLVGPQFAGQIGGQFGGQVVQPAVYYPNVVGQNSGAAAAAAAAASNNAAAAAASASGANGFINGGLIGGGSSGIIGSQIVPGRKVY from the exons ATGATCCCTGCTGTTGCCCTTCTTTGCCTCGTTGCTGGCACTATCGCCATACCAGTCAACACTGGCTACTATTCTAAATCCCAAGGATACGGAGGACATGGAATTAATGGCGGCATCATCGGAATCAACGACAACGGATTTGAAAGTAGCATCTTAGGATTTAACGGTGGAAACTCCGCCGCTGCTGCTGCTTCTGCCGCCAGTGGTTTGAATTCCGCTGCTGCCGCCGCCGCCGCCGCTTCCGGGGCTTCAGGTTTCAACAATGGTTTCGGATTCAATGGAGGATTCGATGGGGGAAActctgctgctgctgctgctgcttcTGCCGCCAGTGGTTTGAATTCCGCTGCTGCCGCCGCCGCAGCCGCTTCCAGAGCTTCAGGTTTCAACAATGGTTTCGGATTCAATGGAGGATTCGATGGGGGAAActctgctgctgctgctgccgCCGCTGCCGCAAGTGGAATGAATTCTGCTGCCGCCGCCGCTGCTGCATCCTCTGCACAGAGAAATTCTTTTATTGGATATCCAGGACAGATTGGATCTAACTACGGTCCATTTGTTCATCAAGGACCATCTGTCCAATATTTCCCATCTGTTCAACCAATCAATGGATTTGGGGGTTCTGCTGCTGCTGCCGCTGCCGCCGCTGCTAGTCAAAATGCTGCCGCTGCTGCTGCTGCCGCCGCTGGTAGAAACGCTGCCGCAGCCGCTGCCGCTGCAGCTGGACAAAATGCTGCCGCTGCTGCTGCTGCCGCTGCTGGTAGAAACGCCGCCGCTGCTGCTGCCTCTGCATCTGGTGCCAACTTTGGACCTCAGATTGGACTTGTAGGTCCCCAGTTTGCCGGTCAGATTGGAGGTCAATTTGGTGGTCAAGTTGTTCAACCAGCCGTCTACTACCCCAACGTTGTTGGACAGAACTCTGGAGCTGCCGCCGCCGCTGCTGCAGCTGCTTCTAACAACGCCGCCGCCGCCGCTGCCTCTGCCTCTGGTGCCAATGGATTCATTAATGGTGGTCTCATCGGAGGGGGATCATCTGGAATAATTGGATCTCAGATTGTACCAGGAAGAAAG gttTATTAA
- the LOC128175098 gene encoding spidroin-1-like — translation MISAVALLCLVAGTIAIPVNTGYYPKTQGYGGHGINGGIIGINDNGFESSVLGFNGGNSAAAAASAASGLNSAAAAAAAASGASSFNNGFGFNGGYDGGNSAAAAAAAAASGMNSAAAAATASSAQRNSFIGYPGQIGSNYGPFVNQGPSLQHFPSVQPINGFGGSAAAAAAAAAGQNAAAAAAAAAGRNAAAAAAAAAGQNAAAAAAAASASGANFGLQNGLVGHQFAGQIGGQFGGQFVQPAVYYPNVVGQNSGAAAAAASNNAAAAAAAAAASASGFNGGIIGGSSGVIGSRFVSGKKY, via the coding sequence ATGATCTCTGCTGTTGCCCTTCTTTGCCTCGTTGCTGGCACTATCGCCATACCAGTCAACACTGGCTACTATCCTAAAACCCAAGGATACGGAGGACATGGAATTAATGGCGGCATCATCGGAATCAACGACAACGGATTTGAAAGCAGCGTCTTAGGATTTAACGGTGGAAACTCCGCCGCTGCTGCTGCTTCTGCCGCCAGTGGTTTGAATTCCGCTGCTGCCGCCGCCGCAGCCGCTTCTGGAGCTTCAAGTTTCAACAATGGTTTCGGATTCAACGGAGGATATGATGGGGGAAActctgctgctgctgctgccgCCGCTGCCGCAAGTGGAATGAATTCTGCTGCCGCCGCCGCAACTGCATCCTCTGCACAGAGAAATTCTTTTATTGGATATCCAGGACAGATCGGATCTAACTATGGACCATTTGTTAACCAAGGACCATCTCTTCAACATTTCCCATCTGTTCAACCAATCAATGGATTTGGAGGTTCTGCTGCTGCTGCCGCTGCCGCTGCTGCTGGTCAAAATGCTGCCGCTGCTGCTGCCGCAGCCGCTGGTAGAAACGCCGCCGCTGCTGCTGCCGCTGCAGCTGGGCAAaatgctgctgctgctgctgccgCTGCCTCTGCATCTGGTGCCAACTTTGGACTTCAAAATGGACTTGTAGGTCACCAGTTTGCCGGTCAGATTGGTGGTCAATTTGGTGGTCAATTTGTTCAACCAGCTGTCTACTACCCCAACGTTGTTGGACAGAATTCTGGAGCTGCCGCCGCTGCTGCTTCTAACAACGCCGCTGCAGCCGCCGCCGCCGCCGCTGCCTCCGCCAGTGGATTTAATGGTGGAATCATTGGAGGATCATCTGGTGTAATTGGTTCCCGATTTGTATCAGGAAAGAAATATTGA
- the LOC128175100 gene encoding spidroin-1-like: protein MIMCIYRRDFVVVVTNRPGSFTERHFKMIPAVSLLCLVAGTIAIPVNTGYYPKSQGYRGHGINGGIIGINNNGFESSILGFNGGNSAASAAASATSGLNFVAAAAAANAASDGSHHFGQQGVLGFNNGFDHEFGFNGGFNGGNSAAASAAAAASGMNSAAAAAAAASSAQRSSFTGFQGHSGHQWIGSNYGPFVQQVPSVQFQSGPQFNGLGGSAAAAAAVAAAGQQSAAAAAAAAGQNAAASAAAAAGRNAAATAAAASASGANFGPQIGLRGSQFTGQIGGQFGGQFVQPAVYYPNVVGQNAGAAAAAAASNNAAAAAAASASGFNGGFIGGSTGVIGSRYVPGKKY, encoded by the exons ATGATCATGTGTATATATAGGCGAGATTTTGTTGTAGTTGTCACTAATCGTCCAGGTTCGTTCACCGAAAGACACTTCAAG ATGATCCCTGCTGTTTCCCTCCTTTGCCTCGTTGCTGGCACAATTGCCATACCAGTCAACACTGGCTACTATCCTAAATCCCAAGGATACAGAGGACATGGAATTAATGGCGGCATCATCGGAATCAACAACAACGGATTTGAAAGCAGCATTTTGGGGTTTAACGGTGGAAATTCCGCCGCTTCTGCTGCTGCTTCCGCCACCAGTGGCCTGAATTTCGTTGCCGCTGCCGCGGCCGCCAACGCTGCCTCAGATGGATCACATCATTTTGGACAACAAGGAGTTCTTGGTTTCAACAATGGATTTGATCATGAATTTGGATTCAATGGAGGTTTCAATGGAGGGAACTCAGCTGCCGCTTCTGCTGCCGCTGCTGCAAGTGGTATGAATTCTGCTGCTGCCGCCGCCGCCGCTGCATCCTCTGCACAGAGATCTTCATTTACAGGATTCCAAGGCCATTCTGGACATCAGTGGATTGGTTCTAACTACGGACCATTTGTTCAACAAGTACCGTCTGTTCAATTCCAATCGGGTCCACAATTTAACGGACTTGGAGGTTCTGCTGCTGCTGCCGCTGCCGTCGCTGCTGCTGGTCAACAGAGCGCTGCCGCTGCCGCTGCTGCCGCTGGTCAAAATGCTGCCGCTTCTGCTGCTGCCGCTGCTGGTAGAAACGCCGCCGCTACTGCTGCCGCTGCCTCTGCATCTGGTGCCAACTTTGGACCTCAGATTGGACTTAGAGGTTCCCAGTTTACCGGTCAGATTGGTGGTCAATTTGGTGGTCAATTTGTTCAACCAGCTGTCTACTACCCCAACGTTGTTGGACAAAACGCTGGAGCTGCCGCCGCCGCTGCTGCTTCTAACAACGCCGCCGCCGCTGCTGCAGCTTCCGCCAGTGGATTTAACGGTGGATTTATTGGAGGATCAACTGGTGTCATTGGCTCCAGATATGTACCTGGAAAGAAATATTAA